The Christiangramia flava JLT2011 genome has a segment encoding these proteins:
- a CDS encoding TolC family protein, with translation MAKIAVAQENSLNYFLAAAENNNPDLLQNQNLVQVGELQTELIRAENDFQFSATSEVMLAPYFNSNGNFMEVTTTPSPNAYGYAEPVSNGALYSAQLNIAKNIFNRSQIQNLQFQNKISNRAIELSSEEIWHQLKKQVTAAYIQVYQLQLRKELLQDLIEGLKNRLEVVELLVKKGILLQSDYLLLQLEIDNRNLEMQQLENNFQSNLLSLQNAVGLEKISNDTLLAPEIPLSAELEVFLSASQQNFQEHLRPTDSLPENHSIKNLFSSSIAGKDSLFFERKYTNDSLQLIAEQQVFENKYQPQLTAYGNIGLNAVDLDQLQHNLGFSAGLRLSIPIYDGGQRSIKRQQQQLKIDNLRTRLQNQELQRNNTLESLRNQLAAIQKGLKLVSRQLQKQENILEIYKIRMLQGQVSVIDYLKMIENYRVDLETQLQMQVNFWLLQNEFNATNW, from the coding sequence ATGGCCAAAATAGCCGTGGCCCAGGAAAATTCGCTGAATTATTTCCTGGCCGCTGCGGAAAATAACAATCCAGATTTACTGCAAAATCAGAACCTCGTGCAGGTAGGAGAACTGCAAACCGAACTGATACGGGCAGAAAATGATTTCCAGTTCTCGGCTACTTCGGAAGTAATGCTAGCACCATATTTTAACAGCAATGGCAATTTTATGGAGGTGACCACCACGCCCTCGCCAAACGCCTACGGGTATGCCGAGCCGGTGAGTAACGGCGCGCTGTATTCCGCCCAGCTAAACATCGCTAAAAACATTTTCAATCGCTCTCAGATCCAGAATCTTCAGTTCCAGAACAAGATCAGTAACCGCGCTATAGAATTGTCTTCGGAAGAAATTTGGCACCAGCTGAAAAAACAGGTCACCGCCGCCTATATACAGGTCTACCAGCTGCAGCTGCGGAAAGAATTGCTGCAGGACCTCATCGAAGGACTAAAAAACCGACTGGAAGTGGTGGAACTGCTGGTAAAAAAAGGAATTTTACTGCAAAGCGACTACCTGCTGCTGCAACTGGAGATCGATAATCGGAATCTGGAAATGCAGCAATTAGAGAATAATTTCCAGTCGAACCTTCTCAGCCTTCAAAATGCCGTTGGCCTGGAAAAAATATCGAACGATACACTTCTGGCTCCCGAAATCCCCCTTTCTGCCGAACTGGAGGTGTTCCTTTCTGCCTCCCAACAGAATTTTCAGGAACACCTTCGTCCTACTGACAGTTTACCTGAAAACCATTCAATAAAAAACCTGTTTTCTTCCTCAATAGCAGGAAAAGACTCCCTGTTCTTCGAGCGAAAATACACGAATGACAGCCTGCAATTGATCGCGGAACAGCAGGTATTTGAAAACAAATACCAACCCCAGCTTACCGCTTACGGCAATATTGGCCTGAATGCCGTAGACCTCGATCAGCTTCAGCATAACCTGGGATTTAGCGCCGGTTTGCGGCTTAGCATTCCTATTTACGATGGCGGGCAGCGGTCCATCAAAAGGCAACAGCAGCAACTGAAGATTGACAATCTCCGCACTCGCCTGCAAAATCAGGAGCTTCAGCGAAACAATACGCTGGAAAGCTTGAGAAATCAACTGGCCGCTATTCAGAAGGGATTGAAGCTGGTATCCAGGCAATTGCAAAAACAGGAAAACATCCTGGAGATCTACAAGATCAGGATGCTGCAGGGGCAGGTTTCGGTCATTGATTACCTTAAAATGATCGAAAACTACCGCGTAGATCTGGAAACTCAACTTCAGATGCAGGTCAATTTCTGGTTGCTTCAAAATGAGTTTAACGCGACAAACTGGTAA
- a CDS encoding response regulator transcription factor — MKILIVEDEPGIANFIRQGLEEEGYMVTVATEGKPALKLLFDEKFDLVILDWMLPDLSGPEICREFREKDAATPIIFLTAKDTVQDTIDGLQAGANDYIKKPFHFVELLERIKVQWRNRTTETEILQLGDIQIDLQKYEVTKAGTPVNLTQKEFQLLEFLVRNKGRVSERTQIIREVWDIHFEYNTGVIDVFMNSLRKKLGITDKEYIQTIRGVGYLAQDPS; from the coding sequence ATGAAAATCCTAATCGTAGAAGACGAACCCGGTATTGCCAACTTTATCCGCCAGGGACTGGAGGAGGAAGGTTATATGGTGACAGTGGCTACTGAAGGCAAACCGGCACTGAAACTCCTGTTTGACGAAAAGTTTGACCTGGTCATCCTGGACTGGATGCTTCCAGACCTGAGCGGACCTGAAATTTGCCGGGAATTCCGCGAAAAAGACGCTGCAACACCCATTATTTTTCTAACCGCCAAAGATACCGTACAGGATACGATCGATGGGCTGCAGGCGGGCGCCAACGATTATATCAAGAAACCTTTCCATTTTGTAGAATTGCTGGAACGCATCAAGGTGCAATGGAGAAACCGTACTACTGAAACGGAAATTTTGCAGCTGGGGGATATCCAGATCGATCTTCAGAAATACGAGGTCACTAAAGCCGGAACTCCCGTGAACCTTACCCAGAAGGAGTTCCAGTTACTGGAGTTTCTCGTGCGCAACAAGGGCCGGGTTTCCGAACGCACCCAGATCATTCGCGAGGTTTGGGATATCCACTTTGAATACAATACGGGCGTGATCGATGTTTTTATGAATTCCCTTCGGAAAAAACTGGGCATTACCGATAAAGAATACATCCAGACCATTCGAGGTGTGGGTTACCTAGCACAGGATCCCTCATGA
- a CDS encoding sensor histidine kinase produces MKLNFRNRIALYYIVVTAVIILGTFISIYLLVRNTIYESIDADLQFEIQKHSQEITIAKDTIYFTNKAELEEREHLEVQVNPVFIQITDTLGQVFDKSPNLKEDILQLVATGENSYFNSELSHKSVRQAQLPLTKNGKVKGYMIGALSINSALTLLSKLKYTLLILYPLILIVLFLISRYLAGKNISPIANIIHTTNRITRNNLHERVQLPETEDELYALSSAINELLGRVQAAMDREKAFTMDASHELRTPLTNLRGNLEVLIRKERATSEYEKTVNYSLDVIDSMTHTLEQLLILARMDKAHLVENDEGILITSVINICLARQKWFIEQKNIQVKLEYDALEHSLIPEYYSQLILDNILGNAIKYSAEAGLVEIAVQEINGLIHCVIKDHGVGIAEEDFDHLYQSFYRAKDSSGAPGNGLGLSIVKKAAEEIGARLEMKSIKGKGTVVTIIFKPILRE; encoded by the coding sequence ATGAAACTGAATTTCAGAAATAGAATTGCACTGTATTATATCGTCGTGACCGCGGTGATCATCCTGGGAACTTTTATCTCGATCTACCTGCTGGTTAGGAACACGATCTATGAAAGTATTGATGCTGACCTGCAGTTCGAGATACAGAAGCACAGCCAGGAAATTACGATTGCGAAGGACACTATTTATTTTACCAATAAGGCTGAACTGGAAGAGCGCGAACACCTGGAAGTCCAGGTAAACCCGGTATTTATCCAGATCACCGATACGTTAGGACAGGTATTTGATAAATCACCAAACCTGAAGGAAGACATTCTTCAACTGGTGGCAACCGGGGAGAACTCCTATTTCAATTCAGAACTCAGCCATAAATCTGTCAGGCAGGCACAATTGCCTTTGACAAAAAATGGAAAAGTGAAAGGGTACATGATCGGGGCGCTTTCGATCAATTCGGCTTTGACACTCCTGTCCAAACTAAAGTATACTTTACTGATCCTTTACCCGCTCATCCTCATTGTGCTGTTCCTGATTTCCCGCTACCTCGCCGGAAAGAACATTTCACCAATTGCCAATATCATCCACACCACGAACAGGATCACCCGCAACAACCTGCACGAAAGAGTGCAGTTACCCGAAACCGAAGATGAACTCTATGCACTTTCTTCAGCGATAAATGAACTGCTGGGAAGGGTTCAGGCCGCGATGGACCGGGAAAAGGCATTTACGATGGATGCTTCCCATGAGCTGCGCACCCCGCTGACCAATTTAAGAGGGAACCTGGAAGTGCTTATAAGAAAGGAACGCGCCACCAGCGAATACGAGAAAACAGTGAACTATAGCCTGGACGTGATCGATTCCATGACTCACACCCTGGAGCAGCTACTCATCCTGGCGAGAATGGATAAGGCGCACCTGGTGGAAAACGATGAGGGAATCCTCATAACAAGCGTCATCAATATTTGCCTGGCTCGCCAGAAATGGTTTATCGAGCAGAAGAATATCCAGGTCAAACTGGAGTATGATGCCCTGGAACATTCGCTGATCCCAGAGTATTATTCCCAGCTTATTTTAGACAATATCCTTGGAAATGCCATTAAATATTCTGCGGAAGCCGGGCTCGTGGAAATCGCGGTTCAGGAAATAAACGGGCTCATTCATTGCGTCATCAAAGACCATGGAGTGGGCATTGCCGAAGAAGATTTCGACCATCTGTACCAGAGTTTCTACCGAGCTAAAGATTCTTCCGGAGCTCCCGGGAACGGCCTGGGCCTTTCAATCGTGAAAAAAGCCGCGGAAGAAATTGGTGCCAGGCTGGAAATGAAGAGCATCAAAGGGAAAGGAACCGTGGTCACCATCATATTTAAGCCAATCTTAAGGGAGTAA
- a CDS encoding CusA/CzcA family heavy metal efflux RND transporter has protein sequence MLSKIIRFSLTHKLIILLFTVFVIGFGLFALSRISIGAVPDITNNQVQVLTTSENLSTQDMEQFITYPVELEMANLPGVKEIRSVSKFGLSVVTIVFEDDLGTYLPRQLIAEKIRAASENIPEGFGTPTMGPITTGLGEIYQYTLDVKKGYEDEYSAQELRTIQDWIVRRQLSGIPGVVEINAWGGYKKQYEVSIDSGKLNAMNVSIAEVMAALQKNNSIAGGGYIEKLNQAYFIRGEGRVASLEDIRNIVVGLRGNTPVYIKDIAEVGFGHAPRYGAITSNGNGETVLGQVMMLKGANSNKVIQDVKKRVAEISQNLPEGVVIRPFLDRSELIAKTTHTIAENLIIGCLIVIFVVVILLGNFRSGLVVASVIPLCLLFALSLMYLFGIDANLMSLGAIDFGIIIDGAVIIVEYTAYQIIRKKREFSSLDRREIRNLKDQASYESASKMMNSAIFGQLIILIVFIPILSLSGVEGKMFRPMALTFSFALIGAMIFCLTYVPVVSSLFLKADSKGGYSFSEKILARLNKVYVRTIQWALGKKKLVLGIAAGLLALTVFIFSKMGGEFIPQLDEGDFVIQPVLKTGTSLSETIEVTTRIEKILLEQFPEVDQVVSRIGAAEVPTDPMSMEESDVIISLKPKSEWTSADTKDELAEKFKEALSIIPGLGIEFTQPIEMRFNELITGVRADIAVKVFGEDLDILNNKANEIRKLISDVPGASDITVEKIVGLPQMGVKYRRDAIARFGLNIEDVNKVISMGFAGFSAGSVFEGEKKFDLVVRLAQDRRSDISDLENLYIDTPSGEKVPLSQLAEITYQKRAAKISRDDTKRRIVVGINVRNRDLESVVEDIRSRIDENIQLPPGYNITYGGQFENLQSASRRLKIAVPIALILIFMLLYFAFGTIRDAAMIYSAIPLAAVGGVFLLWLRGMPFSISAGVGFIALFGIAVLNGIVLIEHFKELQKTGMKNDDQLIIKGAKDRLRAVILTASAAALGFLPMAVSSSAGAEVQRPLATVVIGGLITSTVLTLVVLPVIYSIFNKEKKQKKAGGNLKIKPLSMLLLLLLLPTFSQAQEIGNLQQLYELALQNNFGIKSSEAGLESGQALMNAAWELDKTEFFYQYDQNNLANNEPLKVFGVMQNFEFPTVYFSRKKLYQQSSQLLEDKLEIEKWKLKKELAKAYQEYLYQQQKLTVYESLDSLYAQFSKAASRKFELGETNYLEKITARAKYQLINTQLKQINLQINSVKSQLQAIVQTDELPEIAVSDMQKIDVLSGDSPYTDYFSQQVELANARQNLLAQQTWLPDLSLEYFQGSNDQISGNLHGYQVGLKIPFLFSGRAARVKAAKLETESARFQKENNLKLLAAEEQSLLGELQKFQQELDYYESEGRSLFEELLKTARRSYKGGEIDFFEYIQSLGNAYEIQLNYLENLNAYNQAVIEYHYLTIPSENEK, from the coding sequence ATGCTTTCAAAAATTATCCGGTTCAGCCTTACGCACAAACTCATTATCCTGCTTTTTACGGTTTTCGTGATCGGTTTTGGACTGTTCGCATTAAGCAGAATTTCCATCGGGGCGGTTCCTGATATTACCAATAACCAGGTGCAGGTCCTCACTACTTCAGAAAATCTTTCCACTCAGGATATGGAGCAGTTCATCACCTATCCTGTGGAGCTGGAAATGGCCAATCTCCCGGGTGTGAAAGAAATCCGTTCGGTTTCAAAATTCGGACTTTCCGTGGTTACCATTGTTTTTGAAGATGATCTGGGAACCTATCTTCCGCGGCAGTTAATTGCTGAAAAGATCAGGGCTGCTTCAGAAAACATCCCGGAAGGTTTCGGGACACCCACGATGGGGCCAATTACCACGGGGCTTGGGGAGATTTACCAGTACACGCTTGATGTTAAAAAAGGTTATGAAGACGAATATTCTGCACAGGAATTGCGAACCATACAGGACTGGATCGTAAGAAGGCAACTTTCGGGAATTCCCGGGGTAGTGGAGATCAATGCCTGGGGCGGTTATAAAAAACAATACGAGGTTTCCATAGATTCCGGGAAACTCAACGCTATGAATGTCTCGATTGCTGAAGTCATGGCCGCACTTCAGAAAAACAACAGCATTGCCGGGGGCGGTTATATCGAAAAACTGAACCAGGCCTATTTCATTCGCGGCGAAGGTCGCGTTGCTTCGCTGGAGGATATTCGGAATATCGTCGTGGGTCTTCGCGGAAATACGCCGGTTTATATTAAAGATATCGCGGAAGTTGGTTTTGGACATGCGCCCCGGTACGGTGCGATCACTTCTAACGGAAACGGTGAAACTGTACTAGGCCAGGTGATGATGCTGAAAGGAGCCAATTCCAATAAAGTGATCCAGGATGTGAAAAAGCGGGTGGCAGAAATTTCTCAAAACCTGCCGGAAGGAGTGGTGATCCGGCCATTTTTGGATCGCAGCGAGCTCATCGCCAAGACCACGCATACAATTGCTGAAAACCTCATCATAGGTTGCTTGATTGTTATTTTTGTGGTGGTCATTCTCCTGGGAAATTTTCGCTCCGGTTTGGTCGTGGCCTCGGTCATACCGCTGTGCCTGTTATTTGCCCTTTCGCTAATGTACCTTTTCGGGATTGATGCCAACCTGATGAGCCTTGGGGCGATCGATTTTGGGATTATTATTGACGGCGCCGTGATCATTGTAGAATATACCGCTTACCAGATCATCAGGAAAAAAAGGGAATTTTCAAGTCTGGATCGAAGAGAAATCCGGAACCTGAAAGACCAGGCTTCCTATGAAAGCGCGTCGAAAATGATGAATTCGGCCATTTTTGGACAGCTTATCATCCTTATCGTGTTCATTCCAATATTGTCGCTAAGCGGCGTGGAAGGGAAAATGTTCCGTCCTATGGCGCTCACCTTCAGTTTTGCCCTGATCGGCGCCATGATCTTTTGCCTTACTTACGTGCCGGTGGTTTCTTCCCTTTTTCTGAAGGCCGATTCCAAAGGAGGCTATAGTTTTTCTGAAAAGATCCTTGCCAGGCTGAATAAAGTATATGTCAGGACCATTCAGTGGGCGCTGGGCAAAAAGAAACTGGTTCTGGGAATTGCGGCTGGTTTGCTGGCCTTAACAGTTTTTATCTTTAGCAAAATGGGCGGAGAATTCATTCCGCAGCTGGATGAAGGCGATTTCGTGATCCAGCCGGTGCTGAAAACAGGAACTTCCCTGAGTGAAACCATTGAAGTGACCACCCGGATTGAAAAAATACTACTGGAACAGTTTCCGGAAGTTGACCAGGTGGTAAGCCGCATTGGCGCTGCGGAAGTTCCTACAGATCCTATGTCTATGGAAGAAAGCGATGTGATCATTAGCCTGAAGCCAAAAAGTGAATGGACCTCTGCCGATACCAAAGATGAACTGGCTGAAAAATTCAAGGAGGCGCTTTCTATCATTCCTGGACTGGGAATTGAATTCACGCAGCCTATCGAAATGCGGTTCAATGAACTCATTACCGGTGTGCGGGCTGATATTGCAGTGAAGGTTTTTGGGGAAGATCTCGATATCCTGAACAACAAAGCCAACGAAATTCGAAAACTGATCTCCGATGTGCCCGGCGCTTCTGATATCACGGTGGAAAAGATCGTGGGGCTGCCGCAAATGGGTGTGAAGTACCGCCGCGATGCGATTGCGCGTTTCGGGTTGAATATCGAAGATGTGAACAAAGTGATCTCGATGGGATTTGCGGGATTTAGCGCCGGCAGTGTTTTCGAGGGTGAAAAGAAATTCGACCTGGTGGTACGCCTGGCCCAGGACCGCAGGAGCGATATTTCAGATCTTGAGAACCTGTATATAGACACGCCTTCCGGTGAAAAGGTTCCCTTGTCGCAACTGGCCGAGATCACCTATCAGAAGAGAGCTGCCAAGATTTCCCGGGATGATACGAAACGAAGGATCGTAGTGGGAATCAATGTTCGAAATCGTGACCTGGAATCGGTCGTGGAAGACATCCGCAGCCGGATCGATGAAAATATTCAGTTGCCTCCAGGTTATAATATCACCTATGGCGGGCAGTTCGAAAACCTGCAGAGCGCTTCCAGACGTCTCAAAATTGCCGTTCCCATTGCACTTATTTTGATTTTCATGCTGTTGTATTTTGCCTTTGGAACCATCCGGGACGCGGCGATGATCTATTCGGCCATACCACTGGCAGCGGTTGGTGGTGTGTTTTTACTCTGGCTGCGCGGAATGCCTTTCAGTATTTCGGCTGGAGTTGGATTTATTGCCTTGTTCGGAATTGCGGTCTTGAACGGGATCGTACTGATCGAACATTTCAAGGAATTGCAAAAAACCGGAATGAAAAATGACGACCAGCTCATCATCAAAGGAGCCAAAGATCGTTTACGAGCGGTAATCCTGACCGCTTCCGCAGCGGCGCTCGGTTTTCTACCCATGGCGGTAAGCAGCAGTGCCGGAGCCGAAGTTCAACGACCACTGGCGACCGTGGTCATTGGCGGGCTCATCACTTCCACGGTGCTCACACTGGTCGTGCTGCCCGTGATCTATTCGATTTTTAACAAGGAAAAGAAACAAAAAAAGGCTGGTGGAAACCTGAAGATCAAACCGCTTTCTATGCTGCTCCTGTTATTGTTGCTTCCCACTTTCTCACAGGCGCAGGAAATTGGCAATCTTCAGCAGCTGTATGAGCTGGCCTTGCAAAATAACTTCGGAATCAAATCTTCGGAAGCCGGGTTGGAGTCTGGACAAGCGCTGATGAATGCCGCCTGGGAACTGGATAAAACAGAATTTTTTTACCAGTATGACCAGAATAACCTCGCCAACAATGAACCTCTGAAAGTGTTCGGCGTCATGCAGAATTTTGAATTTCCAACAGTCTATTTTTCGCGGAAAAAGCTCTACCAGCAAAGTTCACAATTGCTGGAAGATAAACTGGAAATCGAAAAGTGGAAACTGAAGAAGGAACTCGCCAAAGCTTACCAGGAATATCTATACCAACAGCAAAAACTCACGGTGTATGAATCGCTGGATAGTTTGTATGCGCAATTTTCGAAGGCGGCAAGCAGAAAATTTGAACTCGGAGAAACCAACTACCTGGAAAAAATCACCGCTCGAGCCAAATACCAACTCATCAACACCCAGTTAAAGCAGATCAACCTGCAGATCAATTCTGTGAAATCCCAATTGCAGGCAATTGTCCAAACCGATGAGCTGCCAGAAATTGCCGTTTCAGATATGCAGAAAATAGATGTTTTATCGGGAGATTCTCCTTATACCGACTACTTCAGTCAACAGGTTGAACTGGCAAATGCACGGCAAAATTTGCTGGCTCAGCAAACCTGGTTGCCAGACCTGAGCCTAGAATATTTTCAGGGGAGCAACGACCAGATCTCCGGGAATTTACACGGTTACCAGGTAGGCCTTAAGATCCCTTTCCTTTTCAGTGGGCGAGCTGCACGGGTCAAAGCGGCGAAGCTGGAGACCGAAAGTGCCCGTTTTCAGAAAGAAAATAATTTAAAACTGCTGGCAGCGGAAGAACAAAGCTTGCTGGGAGAACTTCAAAAATTTCAGCAGGAACTGGATTATTACGAGTCAGAGGGCAGAAGCCTTTTTGAAGAATTGCTGAAAACGGCCAGGCGCTCCTACAAAGGAGGAGAGATCGATTTCTTTGAATATATCCAGAGCCTCGGCAATGCTTACGAGATCCAGCTGAATTACCTCGAGAACCTCAACGCTTACAACCAGGCCGTGATCGAGTACCATTACCTAACAATTCCTTCAGAAAATGAGAAATAA
- a CDS encoding efflux RND transporter periplasmic adaptor subunit, with amino-acid sequence MRNKLFQILPFLALSLWFTGCGNDSEKNIEDDQKSSSEIRVSAQQFQQNSMELGTIENREFPQFVRATGVIDVPPENKAMITTFAEGYVKNTYLLEGDQVKKGQLLVSLENPKYVEMQQDYLETREQMDYLESEYQRQETLYNEQITSEKNYLRAKSEYNRNKARYNALRQQLQMLHINPENVEKGQFVSTINIYSPISGQVSDVMISKGTHVSEAQSLMQIIDTDHIHVELSVFEKDLGSLEKGQPILVTLPENSRDTLTAEVHLIGASIDPEKRTVRVHGHFEEDLEKQLAVGMYVDASIITSSRELPSLPSESITDLDGQQYVLQLDSVSSQGDYYLSREKVKTGQNFNNFQEIENAEKFKSGTKFLVTGAYQLLEQ; translated from the coding sequence ATGAGAAATAAGTTATTCCAAATACTACCGTTTCTTGCCTTAAGTTTATGGTTTACCGGCTGCGGAAACGATTCAGAAAAAAATATCGAAGACGACCAGAAATCTTCTTCTGAAATTCGGGTAAGCGCGCAACAGTTTCAACAGAACTCCATGGAGCTGGGAACGATCGAAAATCGGGAATTTCCGCAGTTTGTCAGAGCTACCGGCGTGATCGATGTGCCACCTGAAAACAAAGCCATGATCACGACATTTGCCGAGGGTTACGTGAAGAACACGTATTTGCTGGAAGGAGACCAGGTCAAGAAAGGTCAGTTACTGGTGAGCCTGGAAAATCCTAAATATGTGGAAATGCAGCAGGATTACCTGGAAACCAGGGAGCAGATGGACTATTTGGAATCTGAATACCAGCGACAGGAAACGCTCTATAATGAGCAAATTACTTCTGAAAAAAATTATTTAAGAGCAAAAAGCGAATATAATCGCAATAAGGCGCGTTATAACGCACTCCGGCAACAATTGCAGATGCTTCATATCAATCCCGAAAATGTGGAAAAAGGGCAGTTCGTTTCAACGATCAATATTTACTCGCCCATCAGCGGGCAGGTTAGTGACGTGATGATCAGTAAAGGGACGCATGTTTCAGAAGCGCAAAGCCTGATGCAGATCATTGATACCGATCACATCCACGTGGAGCTAAGCGTTTTTGAGAAAGATCTTGGCAGCCTGGAAAAGGGACAGCCTATACTGGTTACGCTTCCCGAAAATTCCCGTGATACCCTCACGGCTGAAGTACATCTTATCGGCGCGAGTATCGATCCCGAAAAACGCACTGTAAGGGTTCACGGGCATTTTGAAGAGGACCTGGAAAAGCAGCTGGCGGTGGGCATGTATGTAGACGCGAGTATCATTACCAGCTCCAGGGAATTGCCCTCGCTGCCATCTGAAAGCATTACAGATCTGGACGGGCAGCAGTATGTGTTGCAACTGGATTCGGTTAGTTCGCAGGGAGATTATTACCTTTCTCGTGAGAAAGTGAAAACTGGCCAAAATTTTAATAACTTTCAGGAGATTGAAAATGCGGAAAAATTCAAATCTGGAACGAAATTTCTAGTAACAGGAGCCTATCAGTTACTGGAACAATAA
- a CDS encoding thioredoxin family protein yields MKKLIFIGLLLLGSFTYAQEWKTDFDTAKKEAAKEHKPIILVFQGSDWCAPCIKLDKQVWSTEEFQQYAKDHYVMLQADFPKKKEHQLPEAQIAKNEKLAEKYNPYGYFPFVVILDENGKVLGNMGYEKKSPKQYIAALNANIKQ; encoded by the coding sequence ATGAAAAAACTCATTTTTATAGGGCTATTGCTTCTGGGAAGTTTTACTTATGCCCAGGAATGGAAAACCGATTTTGATACGGCTAAAAAAGAAGCAGCCAAAGAACACAAACCCATAATCCTGGTTTTCCAGGGGTCTGACTGGTGTGCGCCCTGCATCAAACTCGACAAGCAGGTTTGGAGCACAGAAGAATTTCAGCAGTACGCGAAAGACCATTATGTGATGCTACAGGCTGATTTCCCGAAGAAAAAAGAGCACCAGCTGCCGGAAGCACAAATTGCAAAGAATGAAAAACTGGCCGAAAAATATAATCCTTACGGCTATTTTCCGTTTGTAGTGATACTAGATGAAAACGGGAAAGTTTTGGGAAACATGGGTTACGAAAAAAAATCTCCTAAACAGTACATCGCCGCGTTGAACGCCAACATAAAACAATAG
- a CDS encoding FAD:protein FMN transferase, with product MKKCFSLLVLLIGLQLQAQEIHKRTLKLMGSRFEITVTAENPEKANQYIDTAVSEIQRIERLISSWDPASQTSEINRNAGIKPVVVDPELYNLISRALKISEITDGAFDISYASMDKIWKFDGSMRSMPSEEAIRNSVSKVGYQNIILHPDDHSVFLKKEGMKIGFGAIGKGYAADRAKDLLRSQGVTAGIINASGDMNTWGTQPNGDTWKVAITNPLNKEHAFALLPLEDRAVVTSGDYEKFVKFNGVRYSHIINPKTGYPATGIISATVFAPKAELADALATSVFVMGIETGIDRINQLPGIDCIIVDTNGKVHTSKNIKLDSL from the coding sequence TTGAAAAAGTGCTTTTCCTTGCTGGTTCTTCTTATTGGCTTGCAATTGCAGGCCCAGGAAATCCATAAACGCACGCTGAAACTCATGGGCAGTCGGTTTGAAATTACCGTCACTGCTGAAAATCCAGAAAAAGCAAATCAGTATATAGACACAGCTGTAAGCGAAATTCAGCGCATTGAGCGGCTCATTTCCAGCTGGGATCCTGCCAGCCAGACTTCGGAGATCAACAGGAACGCGGGAATAAAGCCGGTGGTAGTAGATCCTGAACTCTATAACCTCATCAGCAGGGCATTAAAAATTTCTGAAATAACCGATGGCGCTTTCGATATCTCCTACGCCTCGATGGATAAGATCTGGAAATTTGACGGCAGCATGAGGAGCATGCCTTCCGAAGAAGCTATCCGAAATTCGGTTTCCAAAGTGGGGTATCAAAATATCATTCTACACCCGGATGATCATTCTGTTTTTCTGAAGAAGGAAGGAATGAAAATTGGTTTTGGGGCGATCGGGAAAGGTTACGCGGCAGACAGGGCGAAGGATCTCCTACGCTCTCAAGGAGTAACCGCCGGGATCATCAATGCTTCCGGAGATATGAATACCTGGGGAACACAGCCCAATGGAGATACCTGGAAAGTAGCGATTACCAACCCGTTGAACAAAGAACATGCTTTTGCCTTGCTTCCGCTGGAAGACAGGGCGGTGGTGACGAGCGGAGATTATGAGAAATTTGTTAAATTTAACGGGGTGCGCTACAGTCATATTATCAACCCGAAGACCGGTTACCCGGCTACGGGAATCATCAGCGCGACCGTTTTTGCCCCAAAAGCTGAACTGGCCGACGCGCTGGCAACTTCTGTCTTTGTGATGGGAATCGAAACCGGCATAGACCGGATCAACCAGCTACCAGGTATTGACTGTATTATTGTAGATACGAATGGCAAAGTACACACCTCGAAAAATATAAAACTGGACTCCTTATGA
- a CDS encoding DUF4266 domain-containing protein, producing the protein MKWKFLMLLGLLMAMNSCTAVKEYQKVYINDPNMLLGTRKADRFETNFQAYREAAAGANGGKTGGGCGCN; encoded by the coding sequence ATGAAATGGAAATTCTTGATGTTGCTGGGTTTGCTCATGGCAATGAACTCCTGCACCGCGGTAAAGGAATATCAAAAAGTATATATCAACGATCCCAATATGCTGCTTGGCACGCGGAAAGCCGATCGTTTTGAGACGAATTTCCAGGCATACCGGGAAGCAGCTGCCGGAGCGAACGGAGGTAAAACCGGCGGCGGTTGCGGCTGTAACTAG